One segment of Solanum stenotomum isolate F172 chromosome 1, ASM1918654v1, whole genome shotgun sequence DNA contains the following:
- the LOC125864495 gene encoding 40S ribosomal protein S9-2 has translation MVHVSFYRNYGKTFKKPRRPYEKERLDAELKLVGEYGLRCKRELWRVQYALSRIRNAARMLLTLDEKDPRRIFEGEALLRRMNRYGLLDESQNKLDYVLALTVENFLERRLQTLVFKTGMAKSIHHARVLIRQRHIRVGRQVVNVASFMVRVDSQKHIDFSLTSPFGGGRPGRVKRKNQKSAAKKAAGGDGDEEDEE, from the exons ATGGTGCACGTTTCCTTTTACCGCAACT ATGGGAAAACCTTTAAGAAGCCTCGACGCCCTTATGAGAAGGAGCGATTGGATGCAGAGTTGAAGCTTGTTGGAGAATATGGACTAAGGTGCAAGAGGGAGCTTTGGAGAGTTCAGTATGCCTTGAGCCGTATCAGGAATGCCGCAAGAATGCTTCTGACCTTGGATGAGAAAGACCCACGCCGTATTTTTGAAGGTGAGGCACTCTTGAGAAGGATGAACAGATACGGATTATTGGACGAGAGCCAGAACAAGCTTGATTATGTCTTGGCCCTCACTGTAGAGAACTTTCTTGAGCGTCGTCTCCAAACCCTTGTCTTCAAGACTGGCATGGCTAAGTCTATCCACCATGCTAGAGTGCTCATTCGACAAAGGCATATCAG AGTTGGTAGGCAGGTGGTGAATGTTGCTTCTTTCATGGTGAGAGTGGACTCCCAGAAGCACATTGACTTCTCTCTCACTAGTCCTTTCGGTGGTGGGCGCCCTGGAAGAGTGAAGCGAAAGAACCAGAAGTCTGCTGCAAAGAAAGCAGCTGGTGGTGATGGAGAcgaggaagatgaagaataa